The proteins below are encoded in one region of Bacteroides uniformis:
- a CDS encoding glycoside hydrolase family 76 protein, giving the protein MKKILFCLPLLLLALQSCEIEDEYMYDKGLYTIDWDAAADSSSVTLIDRFWNTEENYFNYGNDGSIKDFHYWPQAHAMDVMIDAYNRTGDSKYSDLFDKWYVGIKAKNGGSYWNNFYDDMEWIALTMIRLYEVTDENKYLETSQEMWNEIKTGWNDYAGGGIAWTHDQLWSKNACSNGPAALIAARLYRINGNQEDLDWAVNIYKWERENLFNPATGAIYDNVNGETGELSTLSLSYNQGTFLGAAYELYKITGEESYLKDARKAANFAISNSSMIDTGNNLLRDEGDGDGGLFKGIFMRYYVQLIMEPNLDPIYKKKFITFFNNNAEILWRKGINKLDLLYNTNWAMNNSGNNHLTTQTSGCTLIEAKALFEKSLK; this is encoded by the coding sequence ATGAAAAAAATATTATTTTGTCTGCCCCTGCTTCTTTTGGCACTTCAATCGTGCGAGATAGAAGATGAGTATATGTATGATAAGGGGCTTTACACCATAGATTGGGATGCGGCTGCCGATAGCAGTTCTGTGACCCTGATAGATCGTTTCTGGAATACGGAAGAGAATTATTTCAACTACGGGAATGACGGTTCAATCAAGGATTTCCATTATTGGCCGCAGGCTCATGCTATGGATGTGATGATAGATGCTTACAATCGTACCGGAGATAGCAAGTACAGCGACTTGTTCGACAAATGGTATGTCGGTATCAAGGCAAAGAACGGTGGCAGTTATTGGAACAACTTTTATGATGATATGGAGTGGATTGCTCTCACCATGATTCGCTTGTACGAAGTTACTGATGAAAACAAGTATCTGGAAACTTCTCAAGAGATGTGGAATGAAATCAAGACCGGTTGGAACGATTACGCAGGTGGTGGCATTGCTTGGACTCACGACCAGCTATGGAGCAAAAATGCTTGTTCCAACGGCCCTGCTGCTTTGATTGCTGCTCGTCTTTACCGTATTAACGGGAATCAGGAGGATTTGGATTGGGCTGTCAATATTTATAAATGGGAGCGTGAAAATTTATTTAACCCTGCTACCGGCGCCATCTATGATAATGTGAACGGTGAGACGGGTGAGTTGAGTACACTTTCTCTTTCTTATAACCAAGGTACATTCTTGGGTGCTGCTTATGAACTGTATAAGATCACAGGAGAAGAGTCCTATTTGAAAGATGCTCGTAAGGCTGCCAATTTCGCTATCAGTAATAGCAGCATGATAGATACTGGAAATAATTTACTTCGTGATGAAGGCGATGGTGACGGAGGTTTGTTTAAGGGTATTTTCATGCGTTATTATGTGCAGTTGATTATGGAACCGAATTTGGACCCCATATATAAGAAGAAATTCATCACTTTCTTTAACAATAATGCTGAAATCTTGTGGCGAAAGGGAATCAATAAACTTGATTTGCTGTATAATACTAACTGGGCAATGAACAATAGCGGCAACAACCATCTGACTACGCAGACAAGTGGTTGTACTTTGATTGAAGCCAAAGCTCTCTTTGAAAAGAGCCTGAAATAA
- a CDS encoding GH92 family glycosyl hydrolase encodes MKQNQYLFLLFTLIVLTGCGGTQKKLTEYVNPFLGTATLWEPEDLGYTRKIKSRTWGAETYPGATLPNAMVQLSPVTQFRSGAGYQYEDTVIYGFSHTAKGHWNLLHVPMLPVVGTIAPGNYCSGFSHEKESAHPGYYQVYLERYKVNAELTSTLRCAYHKYTFAKGDDKSLLVDIRRSNNDVRDWKIEKVDDNTFTGYQDGDGKIYFYAKTNYKIGQVEMVKDDKHEVAVLRFIDSKGVEPLEVKAGFSFVSIENAQMNLKAEMLNKSFAQVAEEADAAWEALLSKIQVAGGTEREKRLFYSTFFHAFKWPALRSDVNHEYTDVRGEVVNNGFHYYTDPSFWDDYRNKLVLIGMISPDVTTDIIRSIIDKGEKRDGYMPTFFHGDHASTFISGSWLRGLHDFDLERAYKLILKNATVPGKGGRRYLDEYMERGWIAEKDTVNVPTWDEYKGAVTKTQEYAYDDYAVALVAKELGDEANYKLMMERSNNYKTLFDPSTGFWRGKIDDGSWIQDFDPYYPYYQYMYREANAWNALFFAPHDPEGMIKLYPSKEAVEAKLDSLFSEPWRGYEAHNLTGFIGNYCHGNQPGHSIPYTYYFIDKQEKAQCILDSLMNHYYDMGADKLAYAGMDDAGEMSSWYVLNAIGLYTYSPADPEYIVTVPLFDKVTFNLNGRPFTIVKKGSGKKIIDITYDGKKIDGYFITHDQLREGKELVITTE; translated from the coding sequence ATGAAACAGAATCAATATTTATTTCTACTGTTCACCCTGATTGTTCTGACGGGCTGTGGCGGTACGCAGAAGAAATTAACCGAATATGTCAATCCTTTCTTGGGTACGGCTACTTTGTGGGAGCCTGAGGACTTAGGGTATACGCGCAAAATAAAGTCACGTACATGGGGTGCGGAAACTTATCCGGGTGCTACCTTGCCCAACGCAATGGTGCAGCTCAGCCCCGTTACACAGTTTCGTAGCGGTGCGGGCTATCAATATGAGGACACTGTGATTTATGGTTTTTCACATACTGCTAAAGGGCATTGGAACTTGTTGCATGTCCCCATGTTGCCAGTGGTGGGAACTATCGCTCCGGGTAATTATTGCTCCGGGTTTAGTCACGAGAAGGAATCTGCGCATCCGGGGTATTACCAAGTTTATCTGGAACGCTATAAAGTGAACGCCGAGTTGACCAGTACCTTGCGTTGTGCCTACCATAAATATACTTTCGCCAAGGGCGACGATAAGTCGTTATTGGTAGACATCCGCCGTTCTAATAATGATGTCCGTGATTGGAAGATTGAGAAGGTTGACGATAATACGTTCACGGGTTATCAGGATGGCGACGGTAAAATCTACTTTTACGCTAAGACCAACTATAAAATAGGCCAAGTGGAAATGGTAAAAGACGACAAACATGAGGTGGCTGTGCTGCGTTTTATCGACAGCAAAGGTGTTGAACCTTTGGAAGTGAAGGCTGGTTTCTCGTTTGTGAGTATAGAGAATGCTCAAATGAATTTGAAGGCCGAAATGTTGAACAAAAGTTTTGCACAAGTGGCAGAAGAAGCTGATGCGGCTTGGGAAGCACTCCTCTCCAAGATTCAAGTTGCAGGTGGCACGGAACGTGAAAAGAGATTGTTTTATTCTACTTTCTTCCATGCTTTTAAATGGCCGGCTTTGCGTAGTGATGTGAATCATGAATATACTGATGTCCGTGGCGAAGTAGTGAATAACGGCTTCCACTATTACACTGACCCTTCTTTTTGGGACGATTATCGCAACAAACTGGTACTCATAGGTATGATTTCTCCCGATGTGACTACTGACATCATTAGGTCTATTATTGACAAAGGTGAGAAGCGTGACGGCTACATGCCCACCTTCTTCCATGGTGATCACGCTTCCACTTTTATTTCTGGTTCTTGGTTGCGTGGTTTGCATGATTTCGATCTGGAGCGTGCTTATAAGTTGATTCTGAAAAATGCTACGGTGCCCGGTAAAGGAGGACGTCGCTATTTGGATGAGTATATGGAGCGAGGTTGGATTGCTGAAAAAGACACAGTGAATGTACCCACATGGGACGAATACAAAGGGGCTGTGACCAAGACCCAGGAATATGCTTACGATGACTATGCCGTAGCCTTGGTAGCCAAGGAGCTGGGAGATGAAGCCAACTACAAGCTGATGATGGAACGCTCCAACAACTACAAGACGCTATTCGACCCCTCTACCGGCTTTTGGAGAGGTAAGATTGACGATGGTAGCTGGATTCAGGATTTCGATCCGTATTATCCCTATTACCAGTACATGTACCGTGAGGCCAATGCATGGAACGCCCTCTTCTTCGCCCCCCACGACCCCGAAGGCATGATTAAGCTCTATCCCAGTAAAGAGGCGGTGGAGGCTAAACTGGATTCCTTATTCAGCGAACCGTGGAGAGGTTACGAGGCCCACAACCTGACCGGATTCATCGGAAACTATTGCCACGGAAACCAGCCGGGACACAGCATTCCTTACACCTATTATTTCATAGACAAACAAGAGAAAGCCCAATGCATTCTCGACAGCCTGATGAACCACTACTATGACATGGGTGCCGACAAGCTGGCTTATGCAGGGATGGATGATGCCGGCGAGATGTCTTCGTGGTATGTGCTCAATGCTATTGGACTTTACACTTATTCGCCTGCCGATCCTGAATATATTGTTACTGTTCCCTTGTTCGATAAAGTGACGTTCAATCTGAATGGCCGTCCCTTTACGATTGTGAAGAAAGGAAGCGGCAAGAAGATTATTGACATTACTTATGACGGTAAAAAGATTGACGGTTACTTTATCACCCATGACCAACTGAGGGAGGGCAAGGAACTGGTGATTACTACGGAATAG